The sequence GATTTTTAAAGCATTTATCTTTCTTATTGATTTATTTGGTTATTTATATGTGGAAATAATGTGTGGATCTGGTTGGTTTTTGCAGCAACGTAGTTGGGAAGTGAACCAGTTGTTTCAGCACTCCAAACTTTTTTTTCATACTTATTTACCTTAATTATTTTGAAATATCTATGGAATTCAATTGATATTTTATGCAAAGTGTTAAAGTATACCGGCTGTAGAAATAGTGaaaccatcacccctccctctctcttccagtAAGAACTGCCAATGGGTCATTTCTCCTCTCCTAACTTCCATTGTATCATAAGCATTCACTTTGTTACTTTCTGCTgtcacaccccccaccaccccgccatacccctcccttcccctctgcaatccctCCCTTGTAACTGAAAAGATGTTTGATCGGTATTGATTAATAGTCATCAACCTAAAACATAATTCCATTTcattctccacagacgctgcctgatctgtcgTGTGTTTCCAGGATTTTTAAACAGCTTTCCTGCAtctattttattttgctttttatgtTCTAATCCAGATTCTGGGCTTCATTCTACTTCATCATACTTACTTTAACCCTATCTGTTATTATCTCCTCTTTGTCACACATATCCAACTTTCTTTTCAATGTATCCATAGTTTCTGCCTCAACTATTCCTAATGGGAACGAGTTCCCTATTTGactgctctctgggtgaagaaaataCTTTTGAATTGTTTATTGAATTTACTAATCTTATATTTATAACCTCAGGGTTTGGCTTCTTGCAAGAACTAGAACATCTCCCCTTCAATCCTTTTGAGTGTTATTTTAATCTTTTGGCTCACCCCCTGCCTACTCTCTGACAGAGATTTGAATTGTTTATGATTTAACTGAACATTTAGAATGGGATATTTTAGAATCAAGCATAAGAAAAACTGTTGATGCTcaaagaaaatattggaaataaacACAAAATTGACCTGAACCATTActtctgtttctttctctacacaggctgcccgacctgctgagtatttccagcactttctggccTTCTTTGAGGACTCATAGAGATAGATTGAGAAATAGGTAAAAGAATGTCTGAATTTGATGTCCTGTAGAGTTAATGAAACTCTCAATAAAACACAAGAGGGACTTTGCTCAGCAAACACAATATATTTATATCTCAACATTTGCGCACAGTGCAAATGGTACAACAATACATCAGCTATCTCTCAAATGCCTATACTTTAAACTACAGTATTTGCATTACAATAGACAATAAGCCAATGAGAACATTGGTGAGTAATCACCATCTCTTCACAAAATCAAGCCTGTACCTTATTATAAGATACAATAAAATCTTAAAAATAAAGCCACAAAATATAatacatctctgttcaaaatactGTACTTTATGCAAAAATTTTCCAGGAAAAAAACATTTCTCACAGGTGTCTTCTTAACTGTTATATCAAACCACTTTGATCCCTTGTCTGACAACTTTTTCCCCACATGCAGACATTTAAAACTGTAAAGAGCAAAAGGGAACCATTTGCTTTGTGCATGGTTCCCATGGAAAAATGCCATCGTGCAGTAACATGCTTTGAAATTAATGACTGGGTGCAAAAGTGCTCCCTTTTTTTGTAATAAAATGACAAAGAAGGCGGAGGAGAGGACCAATACAACAGAAGTTCCGATTGTACACGTGGTGAGGTGTTTATGGATGGCTCTTGCGCTCTCATGAAAATTCCTCCCCAGAGCCAACCCCAGTAATCCTGTTGGTCATCTACAACTGAGGTGCACGCACAAAGTATACACGTTGTGAATGCTGTATACACAAAGTCAAACATGATAGCGGCAATTCATTAATTGCAGCAAATTGCAGAACACAACACAGGCTGTCTGGCGGCGGGTCATTACACGGCAGTGGACGGCCATTGAAGAAACAAAGGTGCGTCTTGACTTATTCTTCGGAATATTTATATTGTGTGATTACTTTGCAGTCAACGTTACAAGTTCACCGGGAAAGGTGTCCGGCTAGTAAACACCAAGGATTTTgttgtttgcttgtttatttaaaaAGTATCTGAGTGAAGTAAGTGATCCCACAGAATGCAATGCTGAATTGTATTAGTTTATCACAACGATTTATAAACAGACTTCAGTGTCCACACAATAAGGACATGTGTTCAACTTGTGATCAAAAATGTGCTCAATAAAAGTCAACTGTTTTTTTATGGTGTAGGGTCAGTGTTCTCCAATAGTAGTCATATTCTTCAAATAACACGTCGGAAGAGACCAAGGGACCTCTAACCGCGTGAAAGATCTGACATTAACTTAATCTTCGTCAATATTGTTCCTGATTGTTGCTTCACAATATTCCGCCGTCCTGCTTTCGGGCGTACCGGAGCTGCGCCAAAAAATACGCTAAAATATTGGCGGATGGACTGGAATGTATACTCATCAAAATGTGCGCAGAGCGGATCCGCCAGAGCTCGCTGGAACTTCCAGAAAAGATGCACCGGTTCGCATCTCGAGTTGTGCACCAGCAGGCGCGTTGGGCGCAAGTCACTTTGCGCCACCAGGAAAATTGGCCCCGTAGTAAAACGTGCAAAAGTCCAATGCACTGGCTTGGCGTGGCAATGGACGCCGCTTACAGCAACGTGAGTACAATTCAACCTTTTGCGTTTTTACGCATTGAGAGATGCTAGTCTAAGCACAGGTTGTCACCGGAACGCCGGCTGCTGCTGCCGGGTTGGGCGCCGTGGGGTTCTTGTCCATTTTTTTATCCTTCTGTTTGAGGTGGATCTTGGCGTGCCTCTTGCGTTCGTCACTCCGGGCAAACTTGCGCCCACAGAAGTCACACGAGAAGGGCTTCTCCCCTGTGTGGGTCCTGATGTGGGTGGTGAGGTGGTCGCTGCGGCTGAAGCTCCTCATGCAGATGCGACACTGGAAGGGCTTGTGGCCCGTGTGGATCCGCAGGTGTCTGGTCAGCTCGTCCGACCTGGAGAAGCGTCGGTCGCAACCCTCGGCTGGGCAGGCGTGGGGTCTCTCGTGGACGGGAGTCTTGCTGGGTCGGTTGGGGTACTTCCTCGGCCGAATGGGCTTCAGGGTCAAGGGCTGCGGGTGAGAACCGAAGCTGGCGGGCATCTGCTTAGAATCCGTGTAGGCTTTGATAGTGGTGAGtggagtgagaggaggagggatcCTAATGGGATCCACTGAAGCTGGAAAATGTTTGTGATCCGTAATGGAAGACAGGTCATTCTGGTGGTGAAACAGGTTGTAATCCGGAATGACTGGGAATATATTACTGTCCTGAGCAGGTTTGGAGTGATAATCCTGGTTGGAGTAGAGGTTGGTGGTGGTTGTCGGGGGAGTGTGATAGACCTGCTCCTGGTACATCTCACTGCATTGTGGATAAGGCGTTGGTCCCTGATAAAGTTGTTCCATTTCGCCTTGGTTCTGCACCATGCTGCAGGCAGTCGATGTCTGGGTGCTGGTCGAGGGCGAATGAGAGACTCCGAACAGGCCCGCCAAGCTGATGATGTTTTCTGAGCACCAGTTCGAACCTCCAAGTGGCCCGGGTGGGGAGTCGAAAGCAAATTTACCCAGGTATGTGAGAGTCTGATTGCGACCGGAGCTCTGGAAAGTGGGAGCGTAGGACATGTCCTGACTTCCTTTGTCCATGGTAACGTCCAGAAGAGCATCTAAAAATGAGAACGTTCACCATTAGTTTCCAAGTAACTATAGAAGTATTTTGGAGTGATTCATATTATGTATACATTTTGGGAGCAGCTGGCACGACACCTGATCTTAAAGTTCAGTCAAACGCCCGCACAATTCATTTGAACCACTATGAATGATGTGTGCGTTTGTTCAAATGTTGACGGTAGTAAACCGCAGTGAAGCCGGCACCAAGGAAGAAATGCCAGAACACCAAAGTGACTGCGCGTACGCACTGAGTGCAACCCGTTCTCCACCTCAAATCGCAGCGAACACAGTGCAGAGATGTGTAGATAATAAAGCCCTACATTTTATTTAGCAGGTAACTCCTCTCGTACAGAGTTGGATATATTAGCAGTTAGATATATTGGTAGGTTACTGTACACATTAAAACCACAGCAATGTATGGGGTTCAATTTCTCGCATTGCAGGTTTTATTGTGTGAGATAAATTATATTAAATAGAACGTATTTGGCAGATAGTTGTAAAGTCGTATTATGGAGAGGGCTTTAGTTAGTTCAGTGGAATGCATTCGATTCCTTTATATTCAATATATTAGAAATAATGTGTTGATTTATTAACTGTATTCATGCAGCAATATGTACATTGTTTAGCTATTTAATCAATTGTTATTAATTATACCATTCCAAAGTATAAAATGCAATGTTAACTGTAGAACTGTTGCTAGAGATATTGAACACTTTGTGTTAAATTTACCACGATGTATTTAACCATTTCTGTGCCGCCGTAACAGCCGATATTATCGTATAATAGGATCCGCACAACTATTATAACTGTAAGTATCCACGACTTTAGTACAGCATTCCAGGTAATGCAGAAAACATTCAGGGCAGTCACGATAGAGCGTAGTAACCCACTGTGAGAGCAGATTAATTACACTTAAGCATAACACAGCATTGTTGCAAATACGTCTATTTGTGCAATCAAATCAAAGATATAACTGAATATCTACCTATTAATTTATTCTCCACTTAATGCACGCAGGAGTATTTAATACTTCCACGACCGCGTCAATATCACTTTATTTACATTGCCTTTCGATAAATTAAACAGTAAGTTGCCTTACCCCCAGCCATCTGATTGTAGGCGTTGCTTGATTCCGAGCTAAAAATGTTCATGGAGGTGGGCACGGCCGAGGAAATATCATCCTCAGGGTAGATACTATCCTGCAGATGGTTTAACAAGCCGTTCATCGTCACCGGGATCTTCTCTACTATCTTCCCTGTCATATCAGAGAGCAAACAGCGGGGGTATCCTCTtccaagaaataaataaataagtcccAGATCACCACCAACCTATGTGTATATACAAATTCCGTTTTTGAAAAAAGAAATCCACCTGGCAATAGAAGGATCTCCAAGCAGGATTAGATGACAGCTGTAGTCAGTGAATTAACATTGAGAAAAAATTATATTCTCCTCTCCTTCTGTATCTGGTGTTTCTCTGTTGAAAGcttgcaaagcaatactgtactGCTGGTGAAATATGGTCCTCCAGTATATATAGAGGAAAAGGAAAGCACCATGACGTAGATGCCCTTACATGGACATGCAAAGAGTTAGCTGTGGTGACGTAGCAGGTGTAAGCTTGTTTCATGGAACATTCGGGCTTGCATTGAACCAACAACCGCTGCTCTCGGGGGAAATGTTTGCAAAAGTTAAAGAGGGCTCTAAGCTCTGGGAAGCGCTTAAAATGACCATTGCATCGATCTCGATCAGCCGAGAGCCCCTTGCATCCTTGCAGTCGGCCTGCAGCCGAGAGCCTTGCACTTTTACAGCCTTTTGCCATTTTTTTTAATGAGATCGGACTGGAACTCCATATAAGGGCAAACCCGGCTGACGTCACGGCACTCCCCGTCCAAATTTGGCTCACTTTCCGGCGAGTGTGTCGTTCTGTCCCTGGAGTGGAAAATACTGTCTGATCGGAACCCACATCCTTAAAAAGAACCAACGTAATGGTTACTTCTGGGCCGCTTGCTTGGTGAAATTGTAATGtaggaaaataattaaaaataaggcCGCATTCATCCACTTCCTGATTTGAAAGTGAGAATttgtttttctcttgttttccgcacccctccccctgcctttCCGAGCGCCAGAGCCATTTTGATTTCTTGTAGCGACATTTAGGATGAATATATATACAACCCCTGGCACGGCGGTAATTCAAGCACCGAGGGTGAGCACTCTGACAATCAGTCTGATGGCTCATCCTACAATTATCACCAACCAGCTGCTTCGGCCggctttccctctccctccctcacccacccaccaccccacctctcccacaTCAGCAACCCTACCCTAAACAAAACTCATCTCATTGCCTGATTTCATCTCCATCCTCCCGAGAGACAACTAACAATGGCGTTCAGCAGGAAAAATTAATtgatataaaattataaagtgaTTATTCAAAAAGGCACTGGATTTGACCCCCATACACAGTGCAAGTTTTCTATCCAATTATTCAACCCTAATAATAACAGGAAAATTTATGTCTGCAATAATCTATATATAATGTGCAACTCGGCATAATCGTATACTTTTAAATATAAATGAATGCATATGTTGTATAGTATATATCAGGTGCAATACTTGAGAGGTCATTTAACATGTGATGTTAAAGTCATATTAATATATATAAAGGGTTTGCCTTTCAACTTTAAGATATTCATTACCGCTCAGCCTCACTGTTCAACAACAGTTCCGCTATTTAAGCAACTTGCAAAAGATGCAAGACAATTTCAGCCGCCCCTTCATTAAAACAAAAGGAATTCCGATGTTCACCTGATATTGAGATCACTGACTACTACCAAGGGACTTGATATCACTGTTTCCACCACACCATCCCCTAAGGCCACGCTGAAGCCAAAATTCTGCGAATATTCTAAATATTGGCGATACTTTTGCGAGGCCTGATGCTGACTGACAGGTTTACAGACACACGCGACCCCACATGCTCTCTTGCCTTAGCAATGACCAGTGCAAGCAGTAACCCAAATGAATTGAGTATTGGATGCCACTTTGTCAACCTGGCTTGCGGCTCCCGCACCCATGCTGCTCCGATTGACAGTGCTAGCGCGGAGAGGACTCGCTCGCTGTACAGTGAACCATGGTTTACTGACTGACTTCCATGTGGCTACTGATTTCAAA comes from Mobula hypostoma chromosome 8, sMobHyp1.1, whole genome shotgun sequence and encodes:
- the egr3 gene encoding early growth response protein 3 → MTGKIVEKIPVTMNGLLNHLQDSIYPEDDISSAVPTSMNIFSSESSNAYNQMAGDALLDVTMDKGSQDMSYAPTFQSSGRNQTLTYLGKFAFDSPPGPLGGSNWCSENIISLAGLFGVSHSPSTSTQTSTACSMVQNQGEMEQLYQGPTPYPQCSEMYQEQVYHTPPTTTTNLYSNQDYHSKPAQDSNIFPVIPDYNLFHHQNDLSSITDHKHFPASVDPIRIPPPLTPLTTIKAYTDSKQMPASFGSHPQPLTLKPIRPRKYPNRPSKTPVHERPHACPAEGCDRRFSRSDELTRHLRIHTGHKPFQCRICMRSFSRSDHLTTHIRTHTGEKPFSCDFCGRKFARSDERKRHAKIHLKQKDKKMDKNPTAPNPAAAAGVPVTTCA